One stretch of Pigmentiphaga aceris DNA includes these proteins:
- the pdxY gene encoding pyridoxal kinase PdxY, whose translation MSAIVTPPLVLSIQSHVAYGHVGNAAAMLPLQLLGAQPVAVHTVQFSNHTGYGEFKGQVFSAEHINDVLDGLRARGVLERCQAVLSGYLGDAAIGEVILSAVQEIRKQRPELVYLCDPVMGDVGRGVFVRPGIPDFLRSRALQYASIITPNHYEFELLHGTSIESTQAAVDAARELLGNPRNPGPQTVIITSLRTADLPSDQLSTLVVTADHAWVIHTPFIDLDPLPNGMGDVFSAVVLGHVVNGRPIEQAAALGVSSLYALVSRTLPGKRDLPLVAAQDQLIRPSEMFQALSLT comes from the coding sequence ATGAGCGCCATTGTGACCCCGCCGTTGGTGCTGTCGATTCAATCGCATGTGGCTTACGGCCACGTTGGCAACGCAGCGGCCATGTTGCCACTGCAATTGCTGGGTGCGCAGCCGGTGGCCGTTCATACGGTGCAGTTCTCCAACCACACCGGTTACGGCGAATTCAAGGGACAGGTGTTTTCTGCCGAGCACATCAACGATGTGCTCGATGGACTACGTGCGCGTGGCGTGTTGGAACGTTGCCAGGCCGTGTTGTCGGGCTACTTGGGCGATGCCGCGATCGGAGAAGTGATCCTGTCGGCCGTCCAGGAAATCCGCAAGCAGCGGCCCGAGCTGGTCTACCTGTGCGACCCGGTCATGGGCGATGTGGGCCGTGGTGTGTTCGTGCGTCCAGGCATCCCGGACTTCCTGCGCAGCCGGGCCTTGCAATACGCCAGCATCATCACGCCGAACCACTACGAGTTCGAACTGCTGCACGGCACCTCCATCGAGTCGACCCAGGCGGCTGTCGATGCTGCGCGCGAATTGCTGGGTAACCCCCGCAATCCGGGGCCGCAGACCGTCATCATCACCAGCCTGCGCACTGCGGACCTGCCGTCAGATCAGTTGAGCACACTGGTGGTTACGGCCGATCACGCGTGGGTGATACATACCCCGTTCATCGACCTCGATCCGCTGCCCAATGGCATGGGCGACGTGTTCTCGGCGGTGGTGCTGGGGCACGTGGTGAACGGTCGGCCGATTGAACAGGCCGCTGCGCTTGGCGTCAGCAGCCTGTATGCGCTGGTGTCGCGCACCCTGCCAGGCAAGCGGGACCTGCCGCTGGTGGCCGCACAGGATCAGCTGATACGGCCCAGCGAGATGTTCCAGGCGCTCAGCCTGACGTAG
- a CDS encoding alpha/beta hydrolase, which yields MKKIIARPRRWIAAAIVAVLGVTGCNSFDAWQRKTIFSVATDSRWYQEPTRGTEEFNIPLANGDQVHAWYWKNPDPKAATVLYLHGARWNLNGSAFRFDNWTEMGFSVLAIDYRGFGKSTNRLPSEDTAYEDGLAALKELARREPDPAKRFVYGHSLGGAVAVHLAAYNVKAEPFAGLIVESSFTSIADMVRTLRWGWIPGLPALVTQQFDSRSKLSRVDTPLLLLHGTADGFVPLRMSEELLKAATSVPDGYRRLVKIEGGNHSGRRGIGDQFYRDPIRTFVRDAGARYSATAATSG from the coding sequence ATGAAAAAGATCATTGCTCGTCCTCGACGCTGGATAGCGGCGGCGATTGTTGCCGTGCTGGGCGTGACCGGATGTAATTCGTTCGATGCCTGGCAGCGCAAGACCATCTTCTCGGTAGCGACTGACAGTCGCTGGTACCAAGAGCCCACGCGTGGCACGGAAGAGTTCAACATTCCCCTGGCCAATGGCGATCAGGTGCATGCCTGGTACTGGAAGAATCCCGATCCCAAGGCTGCCACGGTCCTGTACCTGCACGGTGCCCGCTGGAACCTGAATGGCAGCGCCTTCCGCTTCGATAACTGGACCGAGATGGGCTTCTCGGTGCTGGCCATCGACTATCGCGGTTTCGGTAAATCGACCAACCGGTTGCCCTCGGAAGATACCGCCTACGAAGACGGTCTGGCAGCCTTGAAAGAACTGGCCAGGCGCGAGCCGGACCCGGCCAAGCGCTTCGTCTACGGCCATAGCCTGGGTGGCGCGGTGGCGGTTCACCTGGCGGCCTACAACGTCAAGGCCGAGCCCTTTGCCGGGCTGATCGTGGAGTCGAGTTTCACCAGCATTGCCGACATGGTGCGCACGCTGCGCTGGGGCTGGATTCCCGGTCTGCCTGCGCTGGTAACGCAGCAGTTCGATTCGCGCAGCAAGCTCTCGCGTGTCGATACGCCCTTGCTGCTGCTTCACGGTACGGCCGATGGGTTTGTTCCGCTGCGAATGAGCGAAGAACTGCTGAAAGCCGCAACCTCGGTGCCGGATGGCTACCGCCGTCTGGTGAAGATCGAGGGCGGCAACCATTCCGGCAGGCGCGGGATCGGCGATCAGTTCTATCGTGATCCGATCCGCACCTTCGTGCGCGACGCGGGCGCTCGCTACAGCGCCACGGCGGCTACGTCAGGCTGA
- a CDS encoding glutathione binding-like protein, with translation MSKKSQRKQILNGADELPVLLFSWPTPNGHKVHILLEELDMPYSVNAIDIGAGDQFDPDFLALSPNNKIPAILDPNGPDGEPFALFESGAILLYLASKTNQFLGETDAERFTVLQWLMFQMGGLGPMLGQTHHFRNYAPEKIEYAINRYTNETKRLYNVLDKRLGESEFLGCDEYTIADIAAWPWVRSYENQGIVLEEFPNVKRWFETIAARPAVQRGVAVLAELRRPITDDKAREALFGAQQYQKR, from the coding sequence ATGTCCAAGAAATCTCAACGCAAGCAAATCCTCAACGGTGCTGACGAGCTGCCAGTGCTGCTGTTTTCGTGGCCCACCCCCAATGGTCACAAGGTGCACATCCTGCTGGAAGAGCTGGACATGCCCTATAGCGTGAACGCCATCGATATCGGCGCGGGCGACCAGTTCGACCCCGACTTCCTGGCGCTCAGCCCGAACAACAAGATCCCGGCGATCCTCGATCCGAATGGCCCCGATGGCGAGCCGTTCGCGCTGTTCGAATCGGGCGCGATCCTGCTGTATCTGGCCAGCAAGACCAACCAGTTCCTGGGCGAGACCGATGCAGAACGCTTCACCGTCTTGCAGTGGCTGATGTTCCAGATGGGCGGGCTTGGCCCGATGCTTGGTCAGACGCACCATTTCCGCAACTACGCGCCCGAAAAAATCGAGTACGCGATCAACCGCTACACCAACGAAACCAAGCGCCTGTACAACGTGCTGGACAAGCGCCTGGGCGAAAGCGAATTTTTGGGCTGCGATGAATACACCATCGCCGACATCGCGGCGTGGCCGTGGGTTCGTTCTTACGAGAACCAAGGCATCGTGCTGGAAGAATTCCCGAACGTGAAACGCTGGTTCGAAACCATTGCCGCACGCCCGGCTGTGCAGCGTGGCGTGGCCGTGCTGGCAGAGCTGCGCCGCCCGATCACCGACGACAAGGCCCGCGAAGCCCTGTTCGGCGCACAGCAATACCAAAAACGATGA